One window of Anaerolineales bacterium genomic DNA carries:
- the dmsB gene encoding dimethylsulfoxide reductase subunit B → MAKQLAFYVDINKCSGCKACQIACKDRSNLPVGVRWRKVFQYEGGEWVDQNGQMIPSSVYTYSVSSACMHCKKPICMDVCPTSAISKRDDGIVLINADMCIGCRYCSWACPYGAPQFNEELNVMTKCDMCQDLVDKGERPACVESCPYRAMDFGPLDEIREKYGTFADPAPLPDPAITEPAVVYKPNKVTKSSRSGDGRLMNLEEL, encoded by the coding sequence ATGGCTAAACAACTTGCTTTTTACGTCGATATAAACAAGTGTTCCGGCTGCAAAGCCTGCCAGATCGCCTGTAAAGACAGGAGCAACCTGCCCGTGGGAGTCCGCTGGCGCAAGGTGTTCCAATATGAAGGCGGCGAGTGGGTCGATCAGAACGGACAAATGATCCCCAGCAGCGTATACACCTATTCCGTGTCTTCGGCATGCATGCACTGCAAAAAGCCGATCTGCATGGACGTCTGCCCGACGAGCGCAATCTCGAAACGGGATGACGGCATCGTCCTCATCAACGCCGATATGTGCATCGGCTGCCGCTACTGCTCATGGGCCTGCCCCTACGGCGCCCCGCAATTCAACGAAGAACTGAACGTGATGACCAAGTGCGACATGTGCCAAGACCTCGTGGACAAGGGCGAACGCCCTGCCTGCGTGGAATCCTGCCCCTACCGCGCCATGGACTTTGGTCCATTGGACGAGATCAGGGAAAAATACGGCACGTTTGCAGACCCGGCACCCCTGCCCGACCCAGCCATTACCGAGCCCGCCGTGGTCTACAAACCGAACAAGGTCACCAAGTCGTCCCGCTCCGGCGATGGGCGCCTGATGAATCTGGAGGAGCTCTAA
- a CDS encoding molecular chaperone TorD family protein, whose translation MQAIAMNELKTTLFGESLLFGLLGKIIYTEPDKAWLESLIRDDVFIEVPFAAEQNETMHGVELLLRWTKENKEGLDPAQFKAVKDDHLNLFIGLNKVPAPMWESVYTSEKRLLFQEQTLKIREWYARFGLQAERINNEPDDHIGLELSFVAHLASLAFQAAEQGDEMELNELLQAQRDFLFNHLLCWGPAWAKLVKKHAATDFYRGIAHLTHGALFAAAEALQIKMPKEVSL comes from the coding sequence ATGCAGGCAATCGCGATGAATGAGTTGAAAACCACCCTCTTTGGAGAATCACTGCTATTCGGGCTGCTGGGGAAGATCATTTACACCGAGCCGGATAAAGCCTGGCTCGAGTCGCTCATCCGCGATGATGTGTTCATCGAAGTCCCCTTTGCGGCGGAACAAAACGAAACGATGCACGGCGTCGAACTGCTGCTACGCTGGACAAAAGAAAACAAAGAGGGGTTGGACCCCGCCCAATTCAAAGCGGTAAAAGACGATCACTTGAATCTATTCATCGGGCTGAACAAGGTTCCCGCGCCAATGTGGGAGTCTGTTTACACCAGTGAAAAAAGATTGCTTTTTCAGGAACAGACCCTGAAGATCCGCGAGTGGTATGCCCGCTTCGGCTTACAGGCAGAGCGGATCAACAACGAGCCGGACGATCATATCGGGCTGGAACTTTCTTTCGTCGCCCACCTTGCCTCGCTTGCATTCCAGGCGGCTGAACAGGGTGATGAAATGGAATTGAACGAACTCCTGCAAGCCCAACGCGATTTTCTTTTCAATCACCTTTTATGCTGGGGACCCGCCTGGGCGAAACTTGTCAAGAAACACGCCGCCACCGATTTTTACCGTGGCATTGCCCACCTCACCCACGGCGCATTGTTCGCCGCCGCCGAAGCATTGCAGATCAAAATGCCAAAGGAAGTTTCATTGTGA
- a CDS encoding dimethyl sulfoxide reductase anchor subunit, with translation MDTREWALLAFTILGQTAAGLMIVLMIVRAYLAKAGGELADRLTNRPLFLVVPLMALALLASLFHLGSPLNIARAVPNIGYSWLSREVVIAVAFVIFAALYTYMQWRKAGSESLRTAIGWITALLAFAYIYAMSMVYMIVTQPAWNTLATPVTFIVGSLLIGSLGMAAALVMGHAGLKKTETPVVNNVLQGLAISAIVLLGIEFVVLPLYLAYLATQGGAALQSLNMMIGPYGFVFFLRLLTLFVGAGVLAAYLYRNAAVADKEQTLATLAYSAFALALIGEAMGRFIFYATHYRIGL, from the coding sequence ATGGATACTCGCGAATGGGCTTTGCTAGCCTTCACAATTCTCGGACAGACCGCTGCCGGTTTGATGATCGTGTTGATGATCGTGCGCGCTTATCTTGCGAAAGCGGGAGGCGAACTCGCAGACCGCCTGACAAATCGGCCGCTCTTTCTCGTCGTTCCGCTCATGGCGCTGGCTTTGCTTGCCTCGCTCTTCCATCTCGGCAGTCCGTTGAACATCGCCCGCGCAGTGCCAAACATCGGTTATTCCTGGCTAAGCCGTGAAGTGGTCATTGCCGTGGCATTCGTGATCTTTGCCGCGCTATACACCTACATGCAATGGCGCAAGGCTGGCAGTGAAAGCCTGCGCACCGCCATCGGCTGGATTACCGCCCTGCTCGCCTTCGCCTACATCTACGCCATGAGCATGGTTTATATGATCGTTACCCAGCCAGCATGGAACACGCTTGCCACGCCCGTAACCTTCATCGTTGGCAGTTTGCTGATCGGTTCGCTCGGAATGGCCGCCGCGCTCGTCATGGGACATGCCGGGCTCAAGAAAACGGAAACGCCTGTCGTCAACAACGTCCTTCAGGGACTCGCCATCAGCGCCATCGTGCTGCTGGGCATCGAGTTTGTCGTCCTTCCGCTCTATCTTGCATATCTTGCCACACAAGGTGGCGCGGCACTGCAATCCCTGAACATGATGATCGGCCCCTATGGTTTCGTGTTCTTCCTGCGCCTGTTGACTCTATTTGTTGGCGCCGGTGTGCTGGCGGCGTACCTCTACCGCAACGCAGCCGTCGCTGATAAGGAGCAAACCCTGGCGACCCTCGCCTACAGCGCCTTCGCTCTTGCGCTGATCGGCGAAGCGATGGGACGTTTCATCTTCTATGCCACGCACTATCGCATCGGTCTCTGA
- the tatB gene encoding twin-arginine translocase subunit TatB, with the protein MDIFGIGGNELIVIILLAAIVLGPERLARSAREIGKFVRNLRSYFSSLSSELKAELDVLDEIQKTTKDLTK; encoded by the coding sequence ATGGATATTTTCGGAATTGGCGGCAATGAACTGATCGTCATCATCCTGCTGGCAGCCATCGTCCTCGGACCGGAACGGCTGGCGCGTTCGGCGCGCGAGATCGGCAAATTCGTCCGCAATTTGAGGTCCTACTTCTCGTCGCTTTCCAGCGAGCTGAAAGCCGAACTGGATGTGCTCGACGAGATTCAGAAGACCACCAAAGACCTGACAAAATGA
- a CDS encoding WD40 repeat domain-containing protein, which translates to MKSKNNPLLLILLFSAILLTAFTPASAQTGNLVRVLELSPSGYERAHTLAFSSDGKHLAVGGTSGIYLFDTAQFSQPEFIQTGVWARSLLFLPQTNLLAAGLFDNTIKFWDISTLRNSDSFTEPTGWVRSLSLSRDGSLLSAASDDDTIRIWNVNTGELTLAINEATGIRITALSPDGSLVAGGLSDNSIRVWKVSNGELLYTLTGHTDWPRCLAFSPDGGILASCGFDRTIHLWKVSNGSLSRVLEGHKSSILGIAFSPDGETIATGSVDQTVRLWNLREGSELKVLQGHKDFVYAVAFSPDGKTLASGGGDNTVRLWDLNDLTVFPDSPVPDVQSDCRQCHHRRGQNEPARVIDLSCEACHAGGIGLSWCTAFPRSSLVKSTPITYNAVYDVSGVPINNDDIAIVLASPGNGETFYVIGYSLAPEIISGRVYSKDPAGITNVKVRLDIISNGEVTQSLETSPTANGDFTFNVAINIDAPPAYSSKPATRQCTQCHDDSLAQAGIPIGTVNFVVTATSPGGQTATDSRWARVDASQHVEIPVQVLDDTTNEPLAGLTVEASTILYEWRDRFSSGVSSTDGIAILELEQLSQAPTVYDLTLPPQILNGVLYVGSEPTRVTLDPYTGQAPAVTLTAHAVKGRIEGGIESTDVMKLWALQLPAGPLYQVSSTQGKFTFGDVPVGQYLLTADVFALADHNLSSPSEYVDLFENPKANVEFSPTESKPLSGTITTEQNDFLPFAWVDVGEAEFIQAADPSSGEFLISNLPSGAGYVTAFAPGYYAIPKSISDDPSLLDFQLKPRPETQFIDWNDGWIILPPETNATFAELKIDMDNGWLWGKSKTSIDMLNIHLPNVDIEITGGSFALEVPVAGRGWLYISEGEAKVTGFADQAQVQVRAGEMIALTGDANPISVEASVIHALHPALANPPVAEIIEPTLTAKVRAWITKAGIGALQVITFITYVLSLATLFIIVIRSLFLNRRRSPVKEKPHAGNRDE; encoded by the coding sequence ATGAAATCAAAAAACAACCCGCTGCTTCTTATCTTATTGTTCTCCGCCATCCTTCTGACGGCTTTCACCCCCGCCTCCGCGCAGACCGGGAACCTGGTTCGAGTTCTGGAGCTTTCTCCCAGCGGATACGAACGAGCCCACACCCTCGCATTTTCATCCGACGGGAAACATCTTGCAGTTGGGGGGACTTCCGGAATCTATCTCTTCGATACAGCGCAATTTTCACAGCCGGAATTTATTCAAACCGGCGTTTGGGCGCGCAGCCTGCTCTTCCTGCCCCAAACGAACCTGCTTGCGGCAGGGCTATTCGATAACACAATAAAGTTCTGGGACATTTCAACGCTTCGAAATTCAGACTCGTTTACAGAGCCAACCGGCTGGGTACGGAGCCTCTCCCTCTCGCGCGATGGCTCCCTGCTATCTGCCGCCTCCGACGACGACACGATCCGCATTTGGAATGTCAACACCGGCGAATTGACGCTCGCCATCAACGAAGCAACGGGTATCCGTATAACGGCGCTCTCCCCCGATGGTTCTCTGGTTGCAGGCGGGCTTTCAGATAACAGCATCCGCGTGTGGAAGGTCTCGAACGGCGAATTGCTCTACACGCTCACCGGGCATACAGACTGGCCCCGTTGCCTCGCCTTCTCACCTGACGGAGGAATCCTCGCCTCTTGTGGCTTCGACAGGACCATCCACTTGTGGAAGGTCTCGAACGGGAGTCTGTCTCGTGTGTTGGAGGGGCACAAGTCCAGCATTCTCGGCATCGCATTCTCGCCAGACGGTGAGACCATCGCAACTGGTTCGGTTGACCAGACAGTGCGGTTGTGGAACCTCCGCGAAGGGAGCGAATTGAAAGTCCTACAAGGGCATAAAGATTTTGTTTACGCAGTTGCATTTTCACCGGATGGAAAGACCCTCGCTTCAGGTGGAGGGGACAATACCGTACGCTTGTGGGATTTGAACGACCTGACAGTTTTCCCCGATTCACCCGTCCCCGACGTACAATCGGATTGCCGCCAATGCCATCACCGGCGCGGACAGAACGAACCGGCTCGCGTTATCGACTTGAGTTGCGAAGCCTGTCATGCAGGCGGGATCGGGCTCTCATGGTGTACGGCTTTTCCGCGGTCTTCGCTTGTGAAAAGCACGCCGATCACATACAACGCGGTATATGATGTCTCAGGCGTGCCCATCAATAACGACGACATAGCCATCGTGCTTGCCTCGCCCGGTAACGGAGAAACATTCTACGTGATAGGCTACTCGCTGGCGCCAGAGATCATCAGCGGCAGGGTGTATTCCAAAGACCCGGCAGGAATCACAAATGTCAAAGTCCGGCTCGATATTATTTCGAACGGTGAAGTCACTCAATCCCTCGAAACCAGCCCAACGGCGAACGGCGATTTTACATTCAACGTCGCCATTAATATCGACGCTCCCCCGGCGTATTCATCCAAACCTGCCACCCGACAATGCACGCAATGCCACGATGATTCTCTTGCGCAGGCGGGCATACCCATCGGAACGGTGAATTTCGTTGTCACCGCCACATCGCCAGGCGGACAAACCGCCACAGATTCGCGCTGGGCGCGCGTGGATGCCAGCCAACATGTGGAAATTCCTGTGCAGGTGCTGGACGATACAACGAACGAACCTCTGGCTGGACTGACGGTCGAAGCCTCGACCATCCTTTACGAATGGCGTGATCGATTCAGCAGCGGCGTATCGAGCACGGATGGGATTGCGATCCTGGAGCTGGAACAACTCTCGCAAGCGCCTACAGTCTATGACCTGACCCTCCCGCCGCAGATTCTGAATGGAGTTTTATACGTCGGCTCAGAACCAACCCGTGTGACCCTCGACCCGTATACGGGACAAGCGCCCGCCGTCACTTTAACCGCCCATGCCGTCAAAGGACGGATCGAAGGCGGGATCGAATCGACCGATGTAATGAAGCTTTGGGCATTGCAACTACCCGCGGGTCCGCTGTACCAGGTTTCATCGACACAGGGCAAATTTACATTCGGCGATGTTCCGGTTGGGCAATACCTGCTGACCGCAGACGTCTTCGCTCTAGCGGATCATAACCTATCTTCGCCTTCTGAATACGTCGATCTATTTGAGAATCCAAAAGCAAATGTCGAGTTCTCACCAACCGAATCCAAACCTTTATCAGGCACGATTACAACTGAACAGAACGATTTCCTGCCGTTCGCGTGGGTGGATGTGGGCGAAGCGGAATTCATTCAAGCCGCGGACCCGTCTTCCGGCGAATTTCTGATTTCAAACCTCCCATCTGGAGCCGGTTACGTCACTGCCTTTGCCCCAGGGTATTACGCCATACCTAAAAGCATCTCCGACGACCCTTCGTTGCTGGATTTTCAACTCAAACCCCGCCCCGAGACACAGTTCATTGATTGGAACGACGGCTGGATCATCCTGCCGCCCGAGACGAATGCCACGTTTGCAGAACTCAAAATCGATATGGATAACGGATGGTTGTGGGGGAAAAGCAAGACATCCATCGACATGTTGAATATTCATCTACCTAATGTGGATATCGAGATTACTGGTGGCAGTTTTGCATTGGAGGTTCCCGTTGCAGGGAGGGGTTGGTTGTATATCAGCGAAGGGGAAGCAAAGGTCACAGGTTTTGCCGATCAGGCTCAGGTCCAAGTAAGAGCCGGGGAGATGATCGCTCTCACAGGTGACGCAAATCCCATCTCAGTGGAGGCTTCAGTCATCCATGCGCTTCATCCTGCGCTTGCAAACCCGCCTGTTGCTGAAATCATCGAGCCGACCCTCACGGCCAAGGTCCGCGCCTGGATCACAAAAGCGGGAATTGGCGCTCTGCAAGTGATTACATTCATCACCTATGTTCTCTCACTTGCGACCCTGTTCATAATTGTCATTCGCAGTTTATTCTTAAATAGAAGACGGTCACCCGTCAAGGAGAAACCCCATGCAGGCAATCGCGATGAATGA
- a CDS encoding 4Fe-4S dicluster domain-containing protein, which yields MSLMNAAERFAAIDRSEITLESRRCLHTQDRHSDCAACFDICPVQAITTGKPPTLNSKICESCMACLPVCPVGGFHADDDVADLLTCAAHVEDQPVELLCGLHPHPETGTNPEAIGIQIHGCLAGLGTGALLTLSNFGIKRLTLRAETCVDCKWHSLHSEFHSQAGRAARFTSAWQGNSSVECVDEVQSPMERILWNAKNPPLSRRDLFRMMAKQGQIALARAMEKGVVASGRQPGRDRLRMNSALSNRIESSSTVNLTGFGFATLTISEACTACGACGRACPTGALRFEKNNENATFSLTFSPKNCIGCDLCDHVCQPGAITLDHEPAFQQVFGEEESRVVASGSLVQCERCKSWMAAREGVKLCPLCEYRRTHPFGSLMPKKIVKGLRQ from the coding sequence GTGAGTCTGATGAACGCCGCCGAACGGTTCGCTGCAATCGACCGCTCGGAGATCACCCTCGAATCGAGACGCTGCCTGCACACGCAGGATCGGCATTCGGATTGCGCGGCGTGTTTCGACATATGTCCCGTTCAGGCGATCACAACCGGCAAACCCCCCACACTCAATTCTAAAATTTGCGAATCCTGCATGGCATGCCTGCCCGTCTGCCCCGTGGGCGGCTTCCACGCAGACGATGATGTGGCAGACCTGTTGACCTGCGCTGCGCATGTCGAAGATCAACCTGTCGAATTGCTTTGCGGACTCCATCCGCACCCTGAAACTGGAACCAATCCCGAGGCCATTGGGATTCAAATTCACGGATGCCTTGCGGGTTTGGGGACCGGCGCATTGCTGACCCTTTCGAACTTTGGGATCAAACGCCTCACCCTACGCGCCGAAACCTGTGTGGATTGTAAGTGGCACTCGCTTCACTCTGAGTTTCACTCCCAAGCCGGGCGTGCCGCCCGCTTCACCTCCGCATGGCAGGGCAATTCTTCAGTCGAATGCGTGGATGAGGTTCAGTCGCCGATGGAACGCATTCTTTGGAATGCAAAGAACCCGCCGCTCTCCCGCCGCGACCTCTTCCGCATGATGGCGAAGCAAGGGCAGATCGCCCTCGCGCGCGCCATGGAAAAGGGAGTTGTCGCTTCGGGACGCCAGCCAGGTCGTGATCGATTGCGGATGAACTCCGCATTATCAAATCGAATCGAAAGTTCATCAACCGTCAACCTCACTGGATTCGGCTTCGCCACTCTCACAATCTCAGAAGCATGTACTGCATGCGGCGCATGCGGGCGTGCCTGCCCCACCGGCGCATTAAGGTTCGAAAAGAACAATGAAAATGCGACATTCTCCCTCACTTTCTCGCCGAAGAATTGCATCGGGTGCGATCTTTGCGATCACGTCTGCCAGCCGGGCGCGATCACGCTCGATCATGAGCCCGCTTTTCAACAAGTCTTCGGTGAAGAAGAGTCACGGGTCGTTGCATCCGGGTCCCTGGTCCAGTGTGAGCGATGCAAGTCATGGATGGCAGCGCGGGAGGGCGTGAAGTTATGCCCGCTGTGCGAATATCGACGCACGCATCCGTTTGGGTCTTTGATGCCGAAGAAAATCGTAAAGGGATTGCGCCAATGA
- a CDS encoding twin-arginine translocase TatA/TatE family subunit produces MFHLGTPELIILLVILLLLFGVGRISKIAGEIGKGVTSFRKGLKGDEEQAETGDKNG; encoded by the coding sequence ATGTTTCATTTAGGCACCCCCGAATTGATCATCCTACTGGTCATCCTCCTCCTGCTTTTCGGAGTGGGGCGTATTAGTAAAATTGCCGGTGAGATCGGCAAGGGCGTCACCAGTTTCCGCAAGGGCTTGAAAGGCGACGAGGAACAGGCGGAAACCGGCGATAAGAACGGATAA
- the tatC gene encoding twin-arginine translocase subunit TatC, with protein sequence MNAQVNTLKKEKRNWRGVFRALGRAHKKASVQMESSAPLLAHLNELRSRIFKAFLALIVATGISFAFSGQIISYLAAPIGGISNLVSIELTENIAIFMKVSLLGGFVLAMPFIVYQVMAFILPGLKGRERLWLLIMVPLATLLFAGGVAFTWFIMLPAAIPFLTGFMGITTQVRPENYFEFITRLMFWIGVCFEMPLIVMFLAKMKFVTAKQLASGWRYAIVGMAFIAAAVTPTVDPVNMGLVMAPLMGLYLISILLAAIVGRG encoded by the coding sequence GTGAACGCACAGGTAAACACACTGAAAAAGGAAAAACGCAACTGGCGCGGCGTTTTTCGCGCGCTCGGACGCGCCCACAAAAAAGCCAGTGTCCAGATGGAGAGCTCGGCGCCTCTCCTTGCCCATCTCAACGAATTGCGCTCCCGCATCTTCAAGGCGTTCCTTGCGTTAATCGTCGCCACCGGCATCAGCTTCGCTTTTTCCGGGCAGATCATCTCTTATCTCGCGGCGCCCATCGGCGGCATATCGAATCTCGTCTCCATCGAGTTGACCGAAAATATCGCGATCTTCATGAAGGTCTCGCTCCTGGGCGGCTTTGTGCTTGCAATGCCTTTCATCGTCTACCAGGTGATGGCGTTCATCCTGCCCGGCTTGAAGGGTCGGGAACGCCTCTGGCTGCTTATCATGGTCCCACTTGCCACCCTGCTCTTTGCAGGCGGAGTCGCGTTCACCTGGTTCATTATGCTCCCGGCTGCCATTCCCTTCCTGACCGGCTTTATGGGCATCACCACCCAGGTGCGGCCTGAGAATTATTTCGAATTCATCACCCGGCTGATGTTCTGGATCGGCGTTTGCTTCGAAATGCCCTTGATCGTCATGTTCCTGGCAAAGATGAAATTCGTCACCGCAAAACAACTCGCAAGCGGCTGGCGCTATGCCATCGTAGGCATGGCTTTCATCGCCGCGGCGGTCACGCCCACGGTGGATCCGGTCAACATGGGGCTGGTGATGGCTCCATTGATGGGACTTTACCTGATTAGCATCCTTTTAGCCGCCATCGTCGGCAGAGGTTGA
- a CDS encoding radical SAM protein — MIIDVTQATLPRIQNPALRDYANIYVQIYQDFMDQVRAMGLEVDVEDTSEPVAQKFETLRKKGATIRNNDKSIYTNRISPSCVACQTGTGSATFFVSLKCHRDCFYCFNPNQEDYEYFREHTRDVVKELEETRAGKSALGHIALTGGEPLLHKEEAYSFFEQARRLYPNSHTRLYTSGDHIDRAVLESLQQSGLTEIRFSIRMHDLAKGHTHTYDRIALSREYIPNVMVEMPVLPDTLEEMKDVLLQLEELGIFGINLLEFCFPLNNVEAYREKGYKVKARPFKVLYDYWYAGGLPIAGSELVCLELLDFAIEKGLKLGVHYCSLENKHTGQLYKQNSGKRLPSRIHFSQRDYFLKTAKVFGADIPSVRRVFDKSGYREYLFNEDQNSLEFHVDKITSLKKLNVDVGIASHVIETRDNEQVLRELKVDVTTPQAFRLSKDI, encoded by the coding sequence ATGATCATCGATGTGACCCAGGCTACCCTTCCTCGGATCCAAAACCCCGCACTACGCGATTATGCAAACATCTACGTACAGATCTATCAGGATTTCATGGACCAGGTGCGTGCGATGGGTCTGGAAGTGGACGTTGAAGACACGTCGGAACCGGTCGCTCAAAAATTCGAGACCCTCAGAAAAAAAGGTGCGACCATCCGCAACAACGATAAAAGCATCTACACCAACCGCATCTCGCCTTCCTGCGTCGCCTGCCAGACCGGCACAGGCAGCGCGACTTTCTTCGTCTCTTTGAAGTGCCACCGCGATTGTTTTTACTGCTTCAACCCCAACCAGGAAGATTACGAATACTTCCGCGAGCACACCCGCGATGTGGTGAAGGAACTTGAGGAGACTCGGGCGGGCAAATCTGCGCTTGGTCATATCGCGTTGACGGGCGGCGAGCCCCTCCTGCACAAGGAAGAGGCGTACAGTTTCTTCGAACAAGCCCGCAGACTTTACCCGAATTCGCATACCCGCCTCTACACGAGCGGAGATCACATCGACCGCGCCGTTCTCGAATCCCTGCAGCAATCCGGGTTGACTGAGATTCGTTTCAGCATTCGCATGCACGATCTCGCCAAAGGTCACACTCATACCTACGACCGCATCGCCCTTTCGCGCGAGTACATCCCGAATGTGATGGTCGAAATGCCCGTCCTGCCGGATACGCTGGAAGAAATGAAGGATGTTCTCTTGCAGCTCGAAGAACTGGGGATCTTCGGCATCAACTTGTTGGAATTCTGTTTCCCTCTCAATAACGTGGAAGCCTACCGCGAAAAGGGATACAAGGTCAAAGCCAGGCCTTTCAAAGTGCTCTACGATTATTGGTACGCGGGCGGGCTCCCCATTGCTGGAAGCGAACTGGTCTGCCTCGAACTGCTCGACTTTGCGATCGAAAAAGGGTTGAAGCTCGGCGTGCATTATTGTTCGCTGGAGAACAAGCACACGGGTCAGCTCTACAAACAAAATAGCGGAAAACGCCTGCCCTCGCGCATCCATTTTTCACAGCGCGATTACTTCCTCAAGACCGCCAAGGTCTTCGGTGCAGACATTCCGTCCGTTCGTCGGGTATTCGACAAATCGGGTTACCGTGAATACTTATTCAATGAAGACCAAAACAGCCTGGAGTTCCACGTCGATAAGATCACCAGCTTGAAGAAGTTGAACGTGGACGTGGGCATTGCCAGTCACGTAATCGAAACCCGCGATAATGAACAGGTCCTGCGGGAACTCAAGGTGGATGTCACCACACCGCAGGCATTTCGGCTATCGAAGGATATATAA